In a single window of the Mustelus asterias chromosome 3, sMusAst1.hap1.1, whole genome shotgun sequence genome:
- the LOC144484299 gene encoding uncharacterized protein LOC144484299, which produces MEVEEKRYDPNETTLKFVKRKDEITGDDDPDVLRIEMSCGHAVDPNSLTGWCRSLIDQGHFTFHCPALKEGTQEKCNKQWSYVEVRRHALLNDEERQYFEEKVCTLAAAMYCEHKWCPKCGSCVERDDLTNLSVQCTICMIEKGTCYEFCWQCMKEWKGPAPRSDRCDNEGCTNVQLEALQNCGTKVLAYSYIQNCPKIRACPTCGMLVEHKEMCKYVICTRCHVEFCFACLETEKNCSKSSTYSAACAKPVAPKQTSIPVWNRTLNPSQNPTPNPVPSPTPNPTPNRTRNYIPFLTPIHTHNVPRISNPIPIPIRPVSRRKRRCTIL; this is translated from the exons ATGGAAGTTGAGGAGAAGCGATATGATCCCAATGAAACCACTTTGAAATTTGTAAAGAGAAAGGACGAGATCACAG GAGATGATGACCCAGATGTTCTGAGAATTGAAATGTCCTGTGGACATGCTGTGGACCCCAATTCACTCACTGGATGGTGTCGGAGTCTGATAGACCAG GGGCATTTCACATTCCATTGCCCTGCTCTAAAGGAAGGCACTCAGGAGAAATGTAACAAGCAATGGTCATACGTGGAGGTTCGCAGACATGCGCTGCTTAATGATGAGGAGCGGCAGTATTTTGAAGAGAAGGTTTGCACGCTCGCTGCTGCAATGTACTGTGAACACAAATGG tGTCCCAAATGTGGAAGTTGCGTTGAACGAGACGATCTGACAAACCTGTCTGTGCAATGCACAATCTGTATGATTGAGAAAGGAACGTGTTATGAATTCTGCTGGCAATGTATGAAGGAGTGGAAGGGTCCAGCACCACGATCTGATCGATGCGATAATGAAGGATGCACTAATGTCCAACTGGAAGCCTTACAAAACTGTGGCACAAAGGTTTTAGCTTACAGCTACATTCAGAACTGTCCCAAAATTCGTGCGTGTCCTACATGTGGAATGCTCGTAGAGCATAAAGAAATGTGTAAATATGTCATATGCACCAGATGTCATGTGGAATTTTGCTTTGCATGTCTTGAGACTGAAAAAAATTGTAGCAAATCATCAACCTATTCTGCTGCCTGTGCGAAAcctgtggccccaaaacagacatCTATTCCTGTGTGGAACCGCACCCTAAATCCAAGtcaaaatcccaccccaaatccagttccaagtcccactccaaatCCAACTCCAAATCGAACTCGAAATTACATCCCATTTCTCACCCCAATTCACACTCACAATGTTCCTCGCATCTCAAATCCCATCCCAATTCCCATTCGTCCTGTTTCTCGCAGGAAACGGAGATGTACAATTCTGTAA